The following proteins are encoded in a genomic region of Gossypium hirsutum isolate 1008001.06 chromosome D05, Gossypium_hirsutum_v2.1, whole genome shotgun sequence:
- the LOC107906873 gene encoding auxin-responsive protein IAA29 isoform X1, translating into MELQLGLALPTPNMVKGFDLNNHGLDQLKEMGGLEAWNKAAGCFADKDCVKSKRSFEQAFGNFTEECRTKPLLLWSGQPNEEEDHKDQKKATFSTTDENDAEEDDQVVGWPPIKTWRKKIFQQQQQQPRVGRAENNRVAENENGRSIYIKVKMEGVAITRKIDIKLYQSYQSLTNSLITMFAKDKKCDEDDYILTYQDKEGDWLIAGDIPWQNFVRSVQRMEIVRNWG; encoded by the exons ATGGAGCTTCAACTTGGTCTTGCTCTCCCAACTCCAAACATGGTAAAGGGGTTCGACTTGAACAACCATGGACTTGATCAGCTCAAAGAAATGGGGGGTTTGGAAGCTTGGAACAAGGCTGCTGGTTGTTTCGCTGACAAAGATTGTGTTAAAAGTAAACGCAGTTTCGAGCAGGCTTTTGGAAACTTTACAGAAGAGTGTAGAACAAAGCCTTTGCTTCTTTGGAGTGGTCAGCCAAACGAGGAAGAAGATCACAAGGATCAAAAGAAAGCAACTTTTTCAACAACGGATGA GAACGACGCAGAGGAAGATGATCAAGTTGTGGGGTGGCCACCCATTAAAACATGGAGGAAGAAAATATtccagcagcagcagcagcagcccCGAGTTGGAAGGGCTGAGAACAACAGGGTTGCAGAGAATGAAAATGGTAGATCCATTTATATTAAGGTGAAGATGGAAGGAGTAGCAATAACAAGAAAGATTGATATAAAGCTTTATCAGTCTTATCAATCACTTACCAACTCCTTGATCACCATGTTTGCCAAAG ACAAAAAatgtgatgaagatgattatATTCTCACCTACCAGGACAAAGAAGGAGATTGGCTGATTGCAGGCGATATTCCATGGCA AAATTTTGTTAGGAGTGTGCAGCGAATGGAGATAGTGAGGAACTGGGGTTGA
- the LOC107906873 gene encoding auxin-responsive protein IAA29 isoform X2 — translation MELQLGLALPTPNMVKGFDLNNHGLDQLKEMGGLEAWNKAAGCFADKDCVKSKRSFEQAFGNFTEECRTKPLLLWSGQPNEEEDHKDQKKATFSTTDENDAEEDDQVVGWPPIKTWRKKIFQQQQQQPRVGRAENNRVAENENGRSIYIKVKMEGVAITRKIDIKLYQSYQSLTNSLITMFAKGQRRRLADCRRYSMAKFC, via the exons ATGGAGCTTCAACTTGGTCTTGCTCTCCCAACTCCAAACATGGTAAAGGGGTTCGACTTGAACAACCATGGACTTGATCAGCTCAAAGAAATGGGGGGTTTGGAAGCTTGGAACAAGGCTGCTGGTTGTTTCGCTGACAAAGATTGTGTTAAAAGTAAACGCAGTTTCGAGCAGGCTTTTGGAAACTTTACAGAAGAGTGTAGAACAAAGCCTTTGCTTCTTTGGAGTGGTCAGCCAAACGAGGAAGAAGATCACAAGGATCAAAAGAAAGCAACTTTTTCAACAACGGATGA GAACGACGCAGAGGAAGATGATCAAGTTGTGGGGTGGCCACCCATTAAAACATGGAGGAAGAAAATATtccagcagcagcagcagcagcccCGAGTTGGAAGGGCTGAGAACAACAGGGTTGCAGAGAATGAAAATGGTAGATCCATTTATATTAAGGTGAAGATGGAAGGAGTAGCAATAACAAGAAAGATTGATATAAAGCTTTATCAGTCTTATCAATCACTTACCAACTCCTTGATCACCATGTTTGCCAAAG GACAAAGAAGGAGATTGGCTGATTGCAGGCGATATTCCATGGCA AAATTTTGTTAG